The genomic stretch AACTTTTTAATCACCGACAGGTGTTTGGGGGGTTAGGAGTGTGAACTTTCTCTGTGATTCACCAATAACAGGGTCCGCAATATTCATGCTGTTATAGAGGCAATGCTCGGAACCGTCTTTGCATTCATAATCATTCACAGGATCAAGATTCGTAGCATCATACCACGTTGTCCCATTGTCGGTAGTTCCATAAACAGTAGAGTTAATGGGTGTGGTAAACGCAAAAGCGGCTACCACAGCAAGCGAAAATACACCTCCGCGTAAGAGGTTAAGGATATTTAGTTTCATCTATTTTTACTTTTGTTTAATTATAATTTTAATAGCCTGTCGCTTTGGTTAATCTGTCTGACTCGGATCCGGACAGATCTACCTTCCGAGAGGGGCGACTGGATTTTATCTCCCCCTGCTGTTGCCAGGCACCCTCCTCGTGGGTTCACTGGCTGTGGATGTTAGCTAAATCATAGTGGGTTTGGTTGTTTTAATTTTGTTAAATGAGATTGCACTATCCATCCTATTGCGGCAATGGCCGTCAAAACAAGATTTACAATCAGATGCTCGTTCCAGTCCAGAGAGGATAGTATTCCTCCACAGGAGCATGGGATTCTCCCGAAAATTCCTGTTAGTACCAGGGCTACATATCCTGTAAAGACTGCCATCAGGATAAAGCTTATCCCCAATGCGGCTCTTCTTGTCTTAGGCAGTAGCAACATCACCGCGAGTGATATTTCCAAGATGGGTAAGCCATACAGGAGCGGTACAGTCATCCAGTCCTGAAATACCTGCCCTTTTACAGCCCTCAGAGTTCCGCTCCAATCATATACCTTACTCACCGCCGTATAGGCAAAGACAGCGGCCAGCAGCCAGGCGGCTCCTTCGGCCAGGACTGTGGTAGGTGATATTGCTGGGCTTTTCATTTTTTATCTTTTATAGGGTTCTTTCAATTCTCATATCATCGTGATTAGCACTGACTAACTCCCTCTCCATATGGAGAGGGGCGGGGTGAGGTACCCCTAATCGCTGGAATAAAATTAGAAAGCTGATTATCAGTGTGCTACCTCAAATGAGGGAGTTTGACATTTCTGGGCAGAAAAACCCTCATTTGAGGGTTTTTTAATCAAAAAATAGGCATTAGTCCATTTTTTATTTGGAGGGAATAGTTCTTAACAATAAATTAACATTCAAGAATTAGTTGATTTTTTGACTGGATTCTTAAAAAGGCTTTTCACCCTACTGTTTTGATTTAGTACACTTTACTGTTATAAAAATGGAAAAGCGAATGTATATGAACCAGCTTATTGCTGATTACAACAGGATCAGGAAGTTCTCGGATGAGTCTTACGAGGCAGTTTTTCAGAGACTCATCCTACGAAAAGTATCCAGGGGAGAAATCCTCAAAAAGCTAGATACAGTGGATATCAAAAGCCGCTATATTTGTGAAGGCTACCTGGGATTGTATCACGAGGAAAAAGAGAGGAATATGCTCTTTAGTGTTTTCGGCAAGTCCGATGTGGCATTTGATGAGCTGTCCTTCAGAAGCAATACCCCATCCAAGACTATGCTGAAAGTCCTGTCAGATACAGTTTACCTAGGATTTACCCTGGACGCAGAAACTGAATTACTCTCCAAAAAGCCTGAATTCTATTCCCTGGCTCTGGAAGTAGCGCACCGGATAAATAAGCGGAATGTGGAGCAGCAAGAAATAAAGAAGAGAAAGTTTAAGGATGGTTTCCTACTCTTGCTACAGAAATATCCCGGCTTAGGCCAGTACCTGAAAAATCAGGAGCTGGCAGACTTTTTCAATTGCAGTATCAGCACAGTAGAGCGGTATAAATATGCTATAATGAACAATCATGAAGGCAGTCGTTGAATTTCCCGTAGCCATTAATAGACATTGCAGGTCGCTGGACGCAGCGGTGCTCAAGTGGGCATGGGCAGCAGGATTGTTCGAAGATCCCGCCGAGCTGGAGCGTTGCAGACTGCAGAAGGTGAACTGGTTTGCGGGATATCTTTTTCCTGAGGAGATGCCCAAGCGGCTGGAATTGATTATGAAATTCTTCCTCTGCCTCTTTTTACTGGATGATCTGCTGGATATCCGGATGGAGCCCGGCATGATTGAATTTCTGAAGAACCTGAAATCAGGCAAATCCTTCCATGCCGATTCCAGACTGCAAAGTTTGGGTAGCGCCCTTCTGCTGCTACATCAGGCTATCCAGCAGGAAAGTGCTTTTTCCGGTGCCAAAGGGGAATGGGATTTAGTCTGGTTTGATTACCTGGAAGCCCTGCAATGGGAAACCCAACTTAAACTGGACGGCACCCCTCCGGCACTGAAAGAATACAGATTATACAGGCCTTTTGCCTCTGGTGCATACTTGGCGCTGCAATTTCTCAGAAAGAAAACAGCGGGCCTTGTATGCGAAGCCGAGCTGTTGGAATACACTACGGTGAGGTACATTTGCCTATCCAATGACCTGGCATCCTATGAAAAGGAGCTGGCTATAGGCGATGTCCACAATGAAGTACTGATACTTAGGGAAGATATCGGAGATGAAGCCCTCTTGCAGGTACAGCAGGAAATAAACAGCCTCAGAAAAAGGATACTGCTCCTTGCCGGGCAGGCATGGAGCCAATCGTATGGATGCATGGACTGGATCCGTAGCCTCTTGCTGTTGGCCGGAGGAAGTGGAGCCTGGACGGCGGATACCTCCAGGTATAAGCAATATATCAATGGAAGTTCCGGAAGTCATTAAATGGAAGGAGGAATATCATGTTCAGAAAACGTGCTGTTATTTACCCCAAGGATGTGGTTTGCCTGACGGGAAGAAGTGAACGCTACGCCCAGATACTTCTGCACCAGTTCCGTGCTTTCGTAAACAAAGAACCCCATCAGTTTGTGGCCTTTTCAGATTTTTCCCTCTTCTCGGGCATCCCCGAAGATATCATCCGCAACCTAGTTGGCGCAAGTCTTACTGACTTTGCCTATATCAATGCAGTCTTCAGACTGCAGTGGTTAAATAACCTTACAATCACTGAAAGGCAGTCAGGAGACTGCAGTATTTTAAGTCCAAGTCTGAAGACTTGAACCAGGCTAAGATGGTGCAAGGTCTCTCCGCAAGCTTCAGTCGAAATGACACAATCATACCTCATCAATTCCCTCCTGCTTTAGCTGGAGGAGGTCAATACCCACCGGCAGATGCCTTGTTTCACTGTTAAAAAACAGAAAACATGGCAAAACAAGCTGGATATATCAAACTGGAAGGCACCATGCATGACCTGTCCTGCTACAACAACCGCGACGGGGAATACATTGCCAGAAGAAAGGGCGGCGTGCCGTTAAAAATAAGAAGGCTTAAATAATAAGCAGAAGAGGTGGGTTTTGGGTTTCTCGCTTCTGATTTTTTTTTCGTCCGCAAGCGACCAAAATC from Algoriphagus sp. NG3 encodes the following:
- a CDS encoding terpene synthase family protein, which gives rise to MKAVVEFPVAINRHCRSLDAAVLKWAWAAGLFEDPAELERCRLQKVNWFAGYLFPEEMPKRLELIMKFFLCLFLLDDLLDIRMEPGMIEFLKNLKSGKSFHADSRLQSLGSALLLLHQAIQQESAFSGAKGEWDLVWFDYLEALQWETQLKLDGTPPALKEYRLYRPFASGAYLALQFLRKKTAGLVCEAELLEYTTVRYICLSNDLASYEKELAIGDVHNEVLILREDIGDEALLQVQQEINSLRKRILLLAGQAWSQSYGCMDWIRSLLLLAGGSGAWTADTSRYKQYINGSSGSH
- a CDS encoding MauE/DoxX family redox-associated membrane protein; translation: MKSPAISPTTVLAEGAAWLLAAVFAYTAVSKVYDWSGTLRAVKGQVFQDWMTVPLLYGLPILEISLAVMLLLPKTRRAALGISFILMAVFTGYVALVLTGIFGRIPCSCGGILSSLDWNEHLIVNLVLTAIAAIGWIVQSHLTKLKQPNPL